Proteins from a single region of Nerophis ophidion isolate RoL-2023_Sa linkage group LG08, RoL_Noph_v1.0, whole genome shotgun sequence:
- the stmn1a gene encoding stathmin 1a isoform X2 — translation MATPEDIQVKELDKRASGQAFEVILGAPAPDAKGDFPLAVPKKKDVSLEEIQRKLDAAEERRKNHEAEVLKHLAEKREHEKEVQQKAMEENNNFSKMAEEKLQQKMEANKGNRTAIMAAMNEKFKEKDKKLEEVRKNKESNPGKDEDASEN, via the exons ATGGCCACCCCTGAAG ACATTCAGGTCAAAGAGCTGGACAAGCGCGCCTCTGGTCAGGCCTTCGAGGTCATCCTGGGCGCGCCGGCCCCAGACGCCAAGGGAGACTTCCCCTTGGCCGTGCCGAAGAAGAAGGATGTCTCCCTGGAGGAAATTCAAAGGAAGCTGGACGCCGCGGAGGAAAGACGCAAG AACCATGAAGCTGAGGTCCTGAAGCATCTGGCTGAGAAGCGTGAGCATGAAAAGGAGGTGCAGCAGAAGGCCATGGAAGAGAACAACAACTTTAGCAAGATGGCGGAGGAGAAGCTCCAACAAAAGATGGAGGCCAACAAAGGCAACCGCACAGCTATCATGGCAGCAATGAATGAAAAGTTCAAAGAAAAA GACAAAAAATTGGAAGAGGTGCGAAAAAACAAGGAAAGCAATCCCGGCAAGGACGAAGACGCCTCAGAAAACTGA